The following are encoded together in the Vigna unguiculata cultivar IT97K-499-35 chromosome 2, ASM411807v1, whole genome shotgun sequence genome:
- the LOC114174147 gene encoding probable transmembrane ascorbate ferrireductase 3, which yields MSYLAHLFGIIAFILLLIWLLHYREGIEYDSHNGFRVFNVHPFLMYSFIFLAGEAILAFQIIPSERKTRKIVHMTLHLVALVVGIIGLSAVFKFHDMGHIPNLYSLHSWIGIATFCLFGLQWVFGLVVFMLQAASASTRAKVLPWHKVGGRALMFMAVCAAETGLMEKTSFLTSKGLLKPHHRESNLINFTGLAILLFGVFVNFSIGF from the exons ATGAGTTATTTGGCACACTTGTTTGGCATCATAGCCTTCATCCTCTTGCTCATTTGGTTGTTGCATTATCGTGAAGGAATTGAGTATGATTCACACAATGGATTTCGTGTCTTCAAT GTTCACCCATTTCTGATGTACAGTTTCATCTTCCTTGCTGGTGAAG CTATTTTGGCATTCCAAATCATACCAAGTGAAAGGAAAACAAGAAAGATTGTTCACATGACACTGCATTTGGTTGCCCTAGTTGTTGGCATTATTGGGTTAAGTGCTGTTTTCAAGTTCCATGATATGGGTCATATTCCCAACCTTTATAGCCTCCATTCATGGATTGGCATTGCCACCTTCTGCCTCTTTGGATTGCAG TGGGTTTTTGGTTTGGTTGTGTTCATGCTTCAAGCAGCATCAGCCTCAACAAGAGCGAAGGTGCTTCCATGGCACAAAGTTGGTGGAAGAGCACTAATGTTCATGGCAGTGTGTGCTGCTGAAACAGGGTTGATGGAGAAGACCAGTTTCTTAACTTCTAAAGGACTGTTGAAACCTCATCACAGAGAATCCAATCTCATCAACTTCACTGGTCTTGCCATTCTCTTGTTTGGAGTTTTTGTTAACTTTTCTATTGGATTCTAA